TTTGTTACTTTAGTATTTTGATGAGGGTTGAGTGAATTTAGTAATTCATCTAGACACATTTTGGCAACATAGCCTGTTTTTCCTTCAATCTCTGCAGATAATgatttagttatcgaaacgcgcgttaggtAGTGTAAGTGTGTTTTAGTATGTACATGTCCTAGTTTTTCTGCGTTTTTGCAAAGAAAACATGTTAATCTATTGAATTATAGGAACACGTTATACGCTGTATCTTcgattattatgtcaaaagaGAACGGTAGATATTTGAGGCTACATGAATTTGATTATTGAGAAgcctaatttttgaattttcatttcaagACTCGTGTGGTATTAATGTAGGTTCCAAACGTTTCTCTTTCTCAACTTAACCTCTTTTCCACTTTTAAAATACTGTTAGTTGCTATTTATTttactcaatattattttattgaggtAAATTGAGAATAATggacaaaaatattaatatgactttttcaataaaatatgagaaaagtaaaacaagaaaattttcttataatagGTTTGAATTTATTGTTCATTTTGGGCACCATGTTCTCATGTATGAACTTCATTTAATTAAACCtcgtacaaaaaattttatgaagattAAGAATCTTCAAGGCCGATTTGTTGATATTAAACATTCCAAAGCGTCTACACGTAAAAGCCCAAtcatttgtaataattattattaatttttttgtgtttagatTCATTATTGAATCCTCTCCAACTGAATTTTTAGATTCCTCGATCTCGCGATCTTAACCAGTTTTCAGTATTCATCCATGCATGAATAATAATACATTCATGTTACGTTGACTCCGAAGACGTTAGTGTatctcatattttattttttataagatgGCATCGACTGTAGATTTAGTAACGGATTCCGTACCGGATATAAGTGGCAAAGATGAAAAAAGTTTCGGTCAGTTAaatttaaaagagaaatttacTTACATCAGAGAAGTTATAACGGTGGAGCCTCTTATAGGGGCATATACGATGGCTTCCATTTTGTGCACAccaacaatttataaattagaaTCTGAAAAATCCTGTAGATCCAATCTTCAAATGAATAACACTGTCTGTGATGCCATTTTATACGGACAATATGAAAACTACACGGATCAAATCGATgatatacaaattttaattagTAATATGCAATCGTGGCAACAACCTATGCAAAGCATCATGCCTTTGATACTGGTGCTATTCTTAGGTTCCTTTAGTGATAGACACAAACTGAGAAAGCCCTTTTTGATAATCCCCTTATTCGGTGAATTATTCGCCGTAGCAGGCTGTATTGCTAGTGTTATTTTTATGACATCTTGGCCGTTAGAGGTATTTGGAGTATTTCAATTAGTCATACCATCGTTTTTTGGCGGACTACCTATGATAACAATGGCAGTATTTGCTTATATAGCTGACGTAAGTACTCTTGAAATGAGGACTTTACGAATAGGTATAGTACAAATAGTACTGAATATTATAGTACCTTTGACACATTTATTCAGTGCTCATATGTTCGAGTTAACTGGTTACTACGGGGTGTTTTTAACAGCCGGAGCATTGTATATATTTGGAATTATCTATGGTATATACTGGATAAAAGAACCTAAAAGTCCTGTTTTAGATACGGAAACAGGTTTATTGCGTGATATATTCGATCCTAAACATGCTATAGATACTGTGTGTTTGGTTATAAAGAAAAGTCCTGGAAATAATAGATTGTACATAGCATTTGTGTTAGTGATAGTGTTTTTATATACTTCTGTTGTGGATGGTGAGGGTGGAATTTTTTACTACTATGCCCAAAATGTATTTGGCTGGGATATAGTAGAGTATAACTACTTTATGTTAATCAACGTTTTGGTACATTTAGCAGGTAAAACAattcaattcatattttatcacaaaataaagTCGGCTATAAGTAGATGTTTCGTAGAAGTTAATGGTATATATTGGTAAGACAAGACGATATATAATtagtagaaattattgaaatgtatgTTTTCTGtggtttatatatttttatctggtactttatttcatttattcattcgaatttattttttttatcaactggaatttgaaatttatctcCGGTTCACTATAATAAAACAGTCatttagtttgaaataataGAGGTTACTTGGAAAGCATTTTGGCCAAAACAACTCATTCTACACCACCTTGAGGTAGAGTAAGCGCCGCGCTTTAATCGTGGTGTCCTCAATAGTCCTCAATAAGCCTAATACATATGAAATTCAATATCCTGAAATTTAGTGTATTTTGTCACAGTCCATATCAGCTAGGCAGCACTATAAATGCTGCCTAAGAAACGTTATTAATGAGAAGTAACTAAAGTTGTTTGGTTAAGTACGAAGGTAGAGGATGGCTAAAATGTTTGAACAGAGTGGAAGTTTCGTTTGGGGTTCGGggtattttttagataagcatTATTTCAggagatttcaattagcaaaaacttcatttttttaaatagaacatccagtatattattttaccatcttataaaactattttatccctTCAAATTATGTCTCATAATGTACACTCCAAAATTGgctgtttttaagaaaattgccTTTTTAGTAATTTAGCAAGTAAACACTGAATGTGACGTTTAAAATACTTGtagtttttgtgacaaaatcaaaccagtaattttatacctctaaaaactgtaataaaataaatatgtcaCCTTAccaacaaatgaaataaaaatatccataGTTTTCTCAAGTAACCtgtgaatttgatattttcacagtTTAAGTCAGAGTGATTAGTTATTATCTAGACGTATTACAAAGAACGAGGAAGCAATTAAGATCATGAGTTTTCTGATACAAGAATTGACAGAAATGATTTTTGTACTGGGTGCCAGTGATAAGAACTGTTTACTTGCACAAAGGATTTATCAACAGAAATTTCCAGATAGAAGACAGACAAGAAAAGAGATATTGGAACATTTGCTTCAACGATTTACCAGAACTGGTACGAAAAAAGCGAAAGGTTGAAGAATGCAATGTCGTAGAACATCGATATGACCGTAATATTAAAAGTTGCGGAAGATCCTCATATCCTGACACGgcaaatatcaaaacaaaccgACATAAGTCGTTCTGTCGTCCAGAAAATTCTATCTAAGATCACAATGCATCCTTAACGTATACAGCGAATGCAGGAACTATTGAATGATTATTATGAAAAGCGGTTAACCTTCTGTGAGTGGGCTCAAGAACAAATTCCGAAACagatgttttttaaatttagtattattttttccattattatgcAACAGATCAACCGCATTGTATACGGACTATCAGTCAAACACGTTGATAATTAAATGTATGGGGTGAAATAATTGGGAATCATGTCATAGGCCCATATTTCTTTGAACGAACTGTTAATGGgtaagtttatttaaatttcttacaaaacgAATTACCTCAACTACTTCACCAATTACCTGCTCATAATAGGCGGCGAATGTGGTACCTACATGACGGTGCACTAGTTCACCATATCCAACTGAACAATACacataaataatgaatttcccGGACGATTGATAGGTAGAGGAGGACCCAATAAATGGCCACCTCGTCCACCGGACCTTACAAAAAGAACAAGTGTTCTTTTTGTAAGTGTTCTCAACACCCGCGGCTACTAAGGAAGACATGAAGAATAGAATTAAAGTTTTCCGAACTGCTGATGTAAATATGTTACATCGTGCTAGTAGAGCTTTTAAGGATCGCACACATTATTGCATGGAAGTAAATgctggtcattttgaacatttaataaaatagtttttagttctttcttatttgatgttagttatttttgtttaatttgagtTTTGTAGATAgcctttttattttattacagtttttaaaggtataaaattactggtttgattttgtcacaaaaattaCAAGTATTTTAAACGTCACATTCAGTGTTTACTTGTTAAATTATAGACTAAAAAggcaattttcttaaaaacagcCAATTTTAGAGTGTACATTATAAGACATAATTTGAagggataaaatagttttataagatgGTAAGATAATATACTggatgttctatttaaaaaaatgaattaatgcttatctaaaaaataccCCGAACCCCAAACGAAACTTCTACTCTGCTCAGACATTTTAGACATCCTCTATCTTCGTAGGTAGTTACCATACAAGTTTAGTTACTTATCACTAATATAGTGTACCAATTTTcgtcaaatcttcatattttttgctCCAACTTGGCAACGCCACAATTTATGCAGCTAGATGCAGAATATTACGACTACATTCGATGGTgaacaaatatacagggtgttccattcaAAAAAACTTTACCGATTAGGCCTGTAtgcctcaaaatattttagaaatgtgtatctgtGTAAATATATCaacttttattcgaaaaattttttttgtatatttaatctTAAGTTATTGCACTTCCACACACTAATGGGCACCAATGGGTATATAGAAAGTATGGGTGTTACTAACGCTATCTATTGGTGAAATCATGAACAAATTTctccatattaaatattaacatAATTAATTACCActaatttatcaattaattcGTAGATTTGTTAATACAAACAAACAGTGTGAGTTGAATAAAGAATAATGTGTggtaatgataaaaatttaaaaacattgtataataataaatatcgtttttaaatggaataaattatagtcttaaataattttacagTTCTCAACATTTTGTGCTTTGAAAAGTAGGAATGTTTGATATGCATAGATACGGTTCTTGAAATTTCACTTTCAATACTTTCGGATTTTAGTATGACTTTGTTTAGATTCTTTTCTATTTGCAACATGCACCCAATTTTATGTGAATATACGTATCTCAGTGACAGAAATCGTGtcctaattgaaaaaatttagtgatatattgtgaaaaaattgatgaaaacataaaaagtaACCAAGTAATCAATCATACGATATTCCCAACACCCAGcttgaactaaaaaaatattaggatTCGAATTTCTCATCTTGTTTACTTTATTTACTTTTTGCTCCGATCCATTTCAGTTGAATCGTCCGATGAACAGTGTTTGTGTATGtgtatgtttttttatcaattttaattagtATTAACTGGAGGTCACTCTTAGTGGCaacataaaactttttcacTATACAATTAGGCCAGGAATCAGCGGCAAAAAACACCCTGTGCCGTGAgaagctttttatttttaggggtaaaaactaccccttatcgtaaaaaatttcaaaatcttcaattttagcatgtatttgattaaaaatatagtttaaatgaattattcgtaGATCTGTTGTTATTCTCAAACAAGTTTATGATTGATCGAACTCATGCAACCCCTCCAAAAACCGTTCTCTGAGGGtagtaatattgaaagttttttttagtatattattaaaacctcgattttcatgaaaagtTGAATTGATGTTCACataatataaagttataaaaggTTGTTTATAATCGACCTTGCCATTGAATGCATTTGACGTTCTTGGAATTCATGTGAATTGGTATCGTCCCGCATTTGTTTACATTTATACCCTCATtataatttttcgatgaaaGATGGTCAGTTTTGCTTTGCTTTAGATCTCATTAAGAGAGCATGTTGCTTAAGGGCGCTTACCTTTCGTTGTGTCTGCGAAAGGCCGAGCTCTGGTCATCGACGTGAAATAGATAGCCTCCTTTTCTTCTGCACATTCTTAAGTTCAGCGGCGATCCTGCGTTCCGTTGACCTAACTTATCTACCATCTTGCGAACAGTGGGTTAAACGCACGAAATGCTGCTCGAACAGAACGTTCGTAGTTGAACGCTAGTCTATCCATTGTGATTAGCAAAATATACTCCaaatggataaatattttatgtatttacttATTAATGGAAGCCTtagaaattgattgaaaataaaagaaccTTAGAAAAAGCGTCATCATGCAACGTAATTCcaaaaaaagtgaattatatATGCCAATTTTCTTTCGATAGATCtttgaattgtaaaaaatgaaataagaaattaaattttaataagaattttgGACAATTTGGACAAACAATATGGCTTCACATTCACATTCACGAAACCACATCTCACTTGGATTAATATCAATAATGTCTTTCATGGTTCAATTCATATGcggaaattttcataattaccAATTTCCAGCTGCTCTAGTAATAAGCAGCAATTATTACAGAATAAAGTTGATAACCAGAAGATATAAATATTAGACAAGATCTCTTCGATTATTCATTCTGCACTCTAGGCATATATTCAAATGGTACTGGAAAATATGGAAGCTGAAGTATTTTTTAACGTGTTTAAGATCTGATGAATTGTGTTATTAGTGACAAATCTAAGAATTGACTTTTGCTTTTCACGGTAAGTATATTAAGCTTAACTTACAACCATGCCAGCCCAGAATCAATATCTGGTCGGAAGAGAATCCAGTATCACATATTTGGGTTCTACTAATGAGCAGTTGTGTACCCCTCTGTAGAAATAGAATCCTGGTCTATGCTACTATTGAGCATTGACTAGGGCATGGACTTTGATGGAAGCATCCACAAAGAAACTGCACTGGACTAACAATTTCTTCGAATTTACTTGGTCATATATCCATttgaatagtttaaaaaaaagaataaaataattagaaaaattaaatgatattaaattgacgaaaaagaaaaaataaagaatgaatAATGACATTTCGCAGAAAAACAtaggaagaaaacaaaaaaacaagagATATGAAGGTAAAAGAagagaaattgaaatgaaatggGGAATTGGTAGAAGAGGAATGCCAGTTCAAAGAAATATGGGAGGAgcatttcaacaatttttaacgaaaaatcaATTAATGAGGGGAGCGAGTTGCATAACCGACTATATAAATTGATAACGAGAATATGAGGAGAGTAAAGGATGCTAGAAGAAGAGGAAATTGGACATATCATTACAGTACACTAACAAGGAGATCTAAAATAGTACCAAAACTACAGAGAATTTCTCTTGTAAATGTagcttttaaaataatacacaGAGAAGATTATTCAGTAACGAAAAACTTTAAACAAGATAAATCTACAATTAATTGAAAAGGCTAAATGGGAAATGAATCAAAAGTAATTGTAGTGACCAGGAAAGGAGAAACTGAAGAATTCACAGTCAATAATAGAGTGAGGCAAGTTATCTATCCCATGCAACATTATATAATCTGTCTCTAGGGTATGTGGTAAGGGTGAGAGGTCCTgattataaaaagaagaaacataATGGAAAGTATATCAAAGTCACTGACATCGGAGAGAGAGAAAATTAggcaaaaataaatagaatagagaaaaaaattaaggtgAGACAAGAAACTCAAAAAGGGAGCAATAGAAATAGGAGAACATCAATTTGaggaattaaaaagaaatagaaaaaaagaatagTGTTAGGTCCGATCAAAATTGATGAAGATGAATGCAGACAAcgtataaattatgaaataaaggAGGAACTCGATGGGACAGATTAagttaatagaataaaaatagcAAGAACAGAATGAAGAGAGAATGTGTAGAGAGCAGTAGGTAGAAGAAACGGAAGACTctgataaaatgattaaaataagtAGAGATGCACCTGAGTATAATGGAAACTGagcaatagaaaaaatactaaGGACAGGAGTGCATGTAGAATAATTAGCGATAGAGTAGAATAAAAGAAGAATAGGGATTAATCCACCTCGAAAAAATGTGACTCTTTCTTTTCATCTCTAGTTAATTATGCTCTGGCAATATATTGTTAAAAGATCTGATGTAAACCAGTCAGgataattgtattttaaaaatcagTAACATTGCATGCAGAAACGAGAAGTAGTTATACTTCTAGAAGATAGAGAAGAAGCTAGAAATAAacgaaaagaagaaatatatggaAGTAGGTGTAGAATTTACTGGGagactaattaaaaaataaatacaaaacagACCCAAGTTCTGCAAGTACAGCAAAAGTATACATACATGGAATATCTAATGAaagaatatttaagaaaataataaatagcaGGATTggagaagaaagaaaaagatgTAGACTCAAAGTAAAATGGAGCGACTTGATAATAGAGGATTTAAATGAGTTAACAATTAAAAACTGGAAAAGCAAGTCAATGAGAGAAAGAAATAGGGAAAGTACATATACCAAGCTGTGAACTTTCTAAACCTATAGAGCTAATTATTTCATACCGAGCGACGGCATAAAATTGttctattcaataaatttttgtcaatttaatgTCATTTCATCACTATAGAACTAATATAGActatttactttgtttttggTAAAAAACTACAgcaatttaattatgtttttttgagaatttctcaaatgaaatgaaatctGTTAATTTCTTTACAtcgaataaatttttgaaaactagaTTTAGAACGCTATAAAACTCGgttacattttatatttcaaacgGACAACCTCTTTTGTTTTTCATAGGAAGTTATAAAACTAATGTATATCTCAAAAATCAAATGATCATTCGTATTTCTCCATTAATATGAATATCTACATTAGAATACTAGAATTTCTTTCGATGGCTTCTCTTACCAATATATACTGACACTTctaagtttatttaattacgTGAATGATAACGAAAGAAGCgtatactatttttcaaatctatggGAACCATTTTAAGGTAATCAATCGGAAATACGGaaataaggaaacaaaaataatttatgttgcTTAGATTATCGATTTCCAACTGAATTTGGGACTTCTGgttgttgaaataaattaatttaaagtaaaaataccAGTTATTggacaataaagtttttttaaaatttcaagtcGCTGCCACTGAGGTATTTTTCCATTAACATTATTTTGCATTAGCTAGATGTTAGTACATACATCTTGTATTGagttaattttgtttaaatatttctaatatcaATACTCCCAATatcacagtttttttaaaaacctgAATAGGTTTCAAAAATGTAGTTATTGGTCGAAAAAGTTAATTACTGGACCCATCATTTTCAGTCAGATCAACCAAATTAACACTAACAATAAAACTAATCACAAACCATTGtacaataaaagatataaaatataattttgattgtacactgtgttccatttaaaacgcacagggtgttccatttaaaaaataccaACTTTGGGCCCAATTTTGGGAAAGGtgttctaaaaaaatgtttataaacgCCACTGACTTTTAAGTGAAAATACCTATTATaagatgttttaatttttttttcttatacagGACCTGAGATATTTTTGCTTTCGTTATGTATCTCAGAAAcaaaagttttacaaaaaagtaataCAGGGTCACGAAAACCGCATGtctatatctttaataatagCTTAGATACAGTGCAGTCTCAATCAAAATGGGACACAATGTACTCATAgtgtgaaatttaaaaatacgcTTAGAACATCTGAAAGTGTGGAAAGACTATTTCCAAAGCCATAAGCCAAAAGAAAGTCAAGAAATCGACTAGACTCTGTTTGGTTAATTCATGGCCCATGAATAtcgatttataaatatattgcaGCAAACGCTATAGTAGAAAATATGTTCAATAAATTGAAGTGCTAGATTATTTAATAAGAATTAATCTTGTTATAAAAATTCTGAAGATCGtgaaattttcaagtaattcgccacaaaaaattctttattcgAATGAGACCAGTAGTAACATAGAACCTGAAAGTAATGAATAAAAGTCACTcccatatttatataatatccaTAGCTTTCTTTTTGCAAACGATCTGATTTAGTTCGTATTGAGCTGATAATATCAGTTCTCATTTTGATATGATGggtaaaatataaaatggaatgaCAAACTGAgacatttattcaattaattgtaTTCTAAACAAGAATGCATTTGTCAATATAAAAGTACAATGAAAATAAGTAggtactaataaaaaaattagtaatataccctcaaacttttcaatcaattatcaaataactaaattgaattatttccgTGAAATAAAAGTTGGTGCTTCCATCTGATTTGAgtagaatcaaataaaataatataatagaatgGGTGCAAAAATATAAGTATCTTCGTTCAGTCATAAGCGCTCAAATGGATACATacgaagaaatcaagatcagaattgaaTTGTCGAGTACTCCTCAAAgtttgcaaacagaaatctaaaccttcacgtcagaataggattcatggcatgttatgtgtggtcagtactgctgtacggagtggaaacttggacctagaaagctcaaatgatcaaaaaacttaaGGCATTTTAGATGTGGCTCTAtcgacgcatcctgaagataccctagACTGACAAAATCACCAACATCTTACATAGGACACACATCTTATgcaacgacaaatacctactgctacagaaaataatccaggGCAAAGTAGAGGAAAAGAAAGGCAGCGACAGGAAGAAGACATCCTGCCTCCGTAACTTAAGATAATGGACAAATCTCAGCGTCGGATAATTGTTTTATAGAGCTATACTTAAATgattcaaattatcaatttcttgtCAGTTTGTTTCAAACTTTCGGCTTGTCGGCTTGTCGGCTTGTCAATGTAAATACTTGAATAAATAGACGAATTTTAATAAagtaaaacttattttttatcttgGTTACCATCGATTTGGCAAATACTATAGACATATAATCATGAGAACGATTTTGTAGTGATTTACAAATACATTTTATCGTCTTTTATCtatcatttgtttattaattaatcaatttaatgataaaaatgatttattggaATAAGTTGTGGATTTAATtagatattatattataatttataacttaaaaatcgttcttcatatatttttaataatttcaggCGAAACTATTATTAAGtataagtgaaatattttaggAATTGCGATAGGAGTACCTTTTTTCACCAAAGTAATGCATCTAACTGATACAATGATTCTACTTATTACgtttttggataaaatttcTAGTAATTTCATATTCGGATTTGCTAATACCATCGCTTTATTATATGCAGgta
This genomic interval from Diorhabda sublineata isolate icDioSubl1.1 chromosome 7, icDioSubl1.1, whole genome shotgun sequence contains the following:
- the LOC130446672 gene encoding uncharacterized protein LOC130446672 isoform X1: MASTVDLVTDSVPDISGKDEKSFGQLNLKEKFTYIREVITVEPLIGAYTMASILCTPTIYKLESEKSCRSNLQMNNTVCDAILYGQYENYTDQIDDIQILISNMQSWQQPMQSIMPLILVLFLGSFSDRHKLRKPFLIIPLFGELFAVAGCIASVIFMTSWPLEVFGVFQLVIPSFFGGLPMITMAVFAYIADVSTLEMRTLRIGIVQIVLNIIVPLTHLFSAHMFELTGYYGVFLTAGALYIFGIIYGIYWIKEPKSPVLDTETGLLRDIFDPKHAIDTVCLVIKKSPGNNRLYIAFVLVIVFLYTSVVDGEGGIFYYYAQNVFGWDIVEYNYFMLINVLVHLAGIAIGVPFFTKVMHLTDTMILLITFLDKISSNFIFGFANTIALLYAGANMVPKVLTDDQKLRRVEVCQENSNMCESDPQFLNNVITGDESWIFEYDPETKRQSSEWHTPASPRPKKGRMSKSKVKTMLIVFIDIKGIVHHEFVPPGQTVNAKFYVEVLKRLKRRVNRVRQDIAADWKLHHDNAPAHTAFLVNSYLTKAGISTLPQPPYSPDVPPPPDFFCFLA
- the LOC130446672 gene encoding uncharacterized protein LOC130446672 isoform X2; the protein is MASTVDLVTDSVPDISGKDEKSFGQLNLKEKFTYIREVITVEPLIGAYTMASILCTPTIYKLESEKSCRSNLQMNNTVCDAILYGQYENYTDQIDDIQILISNMQSWQQPMQSIMPLILVLFLGSFSDRHKLRKPFLIIPLFGELFAVAGCIASVIFMTSWPLEVFGVFQLVIPSFFGGLPMITMAVFAYIADVSTLEMRTLRIGIVQIVLNIIVPLTHLFSAHMFELTGYYGVFLTAGALYIFGIIYGIYWIKEPKSPVLDTETGLLRDIFDPKHAIDTVCLVIKKSPGNNRLYIAFVLVIVFLYTSVVDGEGGIFYYYAQNVFGWDIVEYNYFMLINVLVHLAGIAIGVPFFTKVMHLTDTMILLITFLDKISSNFIFGFANTIALLYAAAIVSLLTGITPIGIRSLETKIVSENDLGKAQSLFGLCEALAPAISIPIYKKGIYNNTLKTFPSLYFFFGIILYAICSVIVTWIFWKEKMKNKLKYEPDIVSEMSKTHNIPMDSYKKSANI